TCCGCGAGGGCGTCTCCCCAGGCGAGATCGCCATCGCCGCGGACGACGGAATGCGCCGCGCCGCGCTCGAAGGCTTCTTCGGAGTACAACGTAGCCTGGATGCCGCCAAAGATCACCCACGCGCCCCGTTCGCGCGCGAGGCGGCCGACGGTGTATCCGCGCAGGGCATTGCCGGTGTGGATGCCGATGCCGACCACGTCCCCGGGCTGCACGCTGGCGGGATCGAAATGTTGCAGGGTCTCGTCGCAGATGACGGGGTCGCCGAAAGAGCGGGGCGTAGCCCCTGCCAGGACAAAGAGCCAGCGGGGGGTGATGACGGCGATACCAAAAGCGGTGTCACTGGGGTTGATGAGGTGAACTCGCATGCCTCGTGGACTCCCGACCACGTCGTCCCCGGCAGACCGCTGAAGTGGCGCGTTCTTCCGTCCCTGCATGACTATACGCTTTTATGTTCGATAGCTAACGCTTCCCGGGTTTTATTGGGCAGAACTGAACAGCCAGCCGGTGGCGGCGGCCCTCGCCGATGCGGGAGGGACGGGTCAGTGTCCTTATACGGGATGCGGGTGGACGCTTATGTTCAATACTGAACAGCCAGGCCGGAGAGCGGCTGAATACCATGGCGAGCGGAGGTAGTTCTCTTGCAGCCAGCGATGCGGCCGGCCAGTATTCTCATCGTCGATGACGAATCGGGCATCCGCCTGGCCATCGCCATGGTGCTGCACGCGGCGGGCTACGAGGTGAGCACCGCGAAGCATGGGTTTGACGCGCTGCTGCAGCTGCGGACTAACACACCAGACGTCATCATCTCTGACCTTAATATGCCGGCGATGTCCGGCTTCGAGTTCCTTTCCATCGTGCGCCGCCGCTTTCCCGAGATCCCGGTGGTGGCGGTCAGCGGAGCGTATCCGAGCGCCGATGGCGTGCCCGGCGGCGTGGTCGCCGACGCCTTCTACGCCAAGGGCGAGACCGAGCCGGGCGACCTTTTGCGCACGGTCGCGGAACTGATCCGCACCAAAGCGGCGCGGGCGATGGCCCACCAGCGGCAGCCGGCGCCCGTCTGGATCCCGCGGAACTTAGAGGATGCTCTCGGGGTGCCGTTCATCGTGCTGACGTGCACCGAATGCCTGCGCTCGTTCCAGATGAGCGTGTTGGGCGAGGGCGAGCCCGAGTTACAGGAAACGCCCTGCCGTTATTGCGCCGCCCCGGTCCGCTACCTCATCGATTTCTCGCTTGCCCTATCCCCTGCGCCATCGCCGACGGTGCACTAGCGCCCGCTTTTCTTGCCGGGATCAAAAGGTGGGAGCCGCTTGGTTCAGCGAGCTTGGTACAGGGGCTTGGTGGTTCCGCCGCAGGACACGTGGAGAGGTCCGCGCAGGAAGGTGAGCAGCGCCTTGTGCACGTGCAGGCGGCCGTTGTAATCGATGAACCCTTGCTTGCGGAAGCGATTCATGAAGAAGCTCACGCGCGAGCGCGTGGTACCCACCATCTGGGCCAAGGTGCCCTGGTCGAGGCTGTCGACGGAGGTAGACAAGGTGCCGCCGTTAGGATGGGCGATCCACAAGAGCAGGCGCGCCAGCCGGCGCTCGCTCGAGTGCAGCAGCCGGTCGGCATGGTCGTCTTCAGAGCGGGCAACGCGTTGCAACAAGTAGGTGATGAAGAGTCGTGCCAGGGCAGGCTCGGAGCGCAGCCGGGCCAGCAGGTGGACCTTGGTGACGCGCGAGACGTTGCATCCCCGCATCGCGGTGGCGGTCGAGCCGCGCACGGGGGTTCCTTCCAGACAGCCCTCGCCGAAGCATTCTCCCGCGCGCAACACCGCGATCACCGCGCGCTTGCCGCCGGTGGCCCGCACGGTGAGTTTCACGTTGCCATCTTCGACGCGGAAGACGGCGTCGGCACGGTCGCCCTGGACGAAGATGTCCTGACCGTTGGTGTAGTGGCAGCTGCTGGTGAGCGCAGCGCGGCCTTCGAACGCACTCAAGCAAAAGGTTTGGGCCGCTGACCTGGGCATAGGTCTCAAAAGAATCCCCGTTACGCTGGCAGCTTAAGCGGCTGGCCCGACGGATGCTGCTCAAAAAAGAACAGTCGGAGCGGCGCCGTCGAATCCCCACCAGGCCGCCCAGAGGGACGAAGGGTAAAAATGGTCAATTTTGACCTTTCCGGCCCAAGCAAGAAGGAGTACTGTTCGCTATAGCACACTACTGCGGTAAGGAGTCCTCTATGCCGAGTACGGCTACGCAACGGACCGTTCGGTCGAGCCGGCCGCCCAACGGGCTGAGCATCCCCAAGGTGATGGCCCGCTACATCGCGAAAAAGTTCGACGCGGCCGAGTTCCTGGCCAAGGCGGGCTTGGGCAAAGTGCTGGTGGAAGAAGCCAAAGGGCAGAGCATTTTCTCGCAGGGGAACTTGGCCGATGCCGTCTTCTATATACAGAAGGGCCGGGTCAAGGTAAGCGTGGTCTCGAAGCAGGGCAAGGAAGCGGTGGTCGCGCTGCTCAGTCCGGGGGAGTTCGTGGGCGAGGAATGCATCGCCTCCGGCCACCCGACGCGGCTGACCACGGCGACGGCGCTGACCGATTGCAGCCTGCTCAAGATCAGCAAGAAAGAGATGACGCGGGTGCTGCGCGAGGAGCCGATGCTCTCCGACGTCTT
This DNA window, taken from Acidobacteriota bacterium, encodes the following:
- a CDS encoding Crp/Fnr family transcriptional regulator, with translation MARYIAKKFDAAEFLAKAGLGKVLVEEAKGQSIFSQGNLADAVFYIQKGRVKVSVVSKQGKEAVVALLSPGEFVGEECIASGHPTRLTTATALTDCSLLKISKKEMTRVLREEPMLSDVFVSFLLARNAHIQADLIDQLFNSSEKRLARVLLLLAQFGKEGKPEIVVPKLSQETLAEMIGTTRSRVSFFMNRFRKMGFIEYNGEMRIHSSLLNVILHD
- a CDS encoding response regulator, with product MQPAMRPASILIVDDESGIRLAIAMVLHAAGYEVSTAKHGFDALLQLRTNTPDVIISDLNMPAMSGFEFLSIVRRRFPEIPVVAVSGAYPSADGVPGGVVADAFYAKGETEPGDLLRTVAELIRTKAARAMAHQRQPAPVWIPRNLEDALGVPFIVLTCTECLRSFQMSVLGEGEPELQETPCRYCAAPVRYLIDFSLALSPAPSPTVH
- a CDS encoding Crp/Fnr family transcriptional regulator, with product MSAFEGRAALTSSCHYTNGQDIFVQGDRADAVFRVEDGNVKLTVRATGGKRAVIAVLRAGECFGEGCLEGTPVRGSTATAMRGCNVSRVTKVHLLARLRSEPALARLFITYLLQRVARSEDDHADRLLHSSERRLARLLLWIAHPNGGTLSTSVDSLDQGTLAQMVGTTRSRVSFFMNRFRKQGFIDYNGRLHVHKALLTFLRGPLHVSCGGTTKPLYQAR